GTCGAACGCCGCGAGGGAGACGAGGCGGAATCGGCGCGGCGCGCCGCCCACGACCACGTAGCCGACGCTCTCGTCCGCGGCGACGCCCGTCGTGCTCCTGCTCCCGACCTCCTCGACCATGCTGCTGCTGCTGCCTCGCGAGACCATCCGTCCTCCGCGCGTGTCGTGGTCCCGCGGACGGCGAGAGTCCCGTGCCAGCGAGTCGGCGGCACCCCTGAATCGTTAGGCGGCACAGGCGAGCTCTGCGATTGCGGCCGGGGGGCCCCCTCGCTTAACGTGGCCGGTGGGTCCGGTACGCGCCCCCTCCACCCTCGGCTCGCCTTTCCTCATGCGCGCACGCCTCCTCGCACTGCTCGCGTGCCTCGGCGCAGCGGTCGCCGCTCACGCCCAGACGCCCACGCAGCTCGTGCTGAACGCGGACCAGGGACGCGACACGATCAGCCGGCACATCTACGGCCAGTTCGCTGAGCACCTCGGCCGCCTGATCTACGACGGCGTCTGGACGCGGCGCGACAGCACGCAGCCGTGGCGCATGCGCGACGACGTGGTGCAGGCGCTGAAGCGCATCCAGGTGCCGAACATCCGCTGGCCGGGCGGCTGCTTCGCCGACACGTACCACTGGCGCGACGGCATCGGGCCGCGCGAGCAGCGGCCGAGCATCGTCAACACGAACTGGGGCGGCGTCACCGAGGACAACGGCATCGGCACGCACGAGTACCTGGCGCTCGCGAAAGCGTTAGGCGCCGAGCCGTATCTCGTCGGCAACCTCGGGAGCGGGACCGTGCAGGAGATGCACGACTGGTGGGAGTACGTGAACCATCCCGGCCACAGCCCGATGGCCGACCTGCGGCGGAAGAACGGCCAGGACGCGCCGTTCGAGGTGCGCTTCTGGGGCATGGGTAACGAGAGCTGGGGCTGCGGCGGCAACATGCGCCCGGAGTACTACGCCGATGAGCTGAAGCGCTACGCGAGCTTCCTCCCCGGCTACGGCCGCGTGCGCCCGTTCCGCATCGCCGTCGGTCCGTCGGACGCCGACTACAACTGGACCGAGGTCGTGATGCGCGACGCCGGTCGCATGATCGACGGCATCGACATGCACCACTACACGCTCGCCGGCTCGTGGGCGAACAAGGGCTCGGCGACGCAGTTCGACGAGGGCCAGTGGTTCCGGTCGATGCGCGGCGCGATGGCGACCGACGAGATGGTCACGCGGCACTCGGCCATCATGGACCGCTACGATCCGCGCAAGCGCGTCGCGCTCATCGTCGGCGAGTGGGGCACCTGGCACGACCCGGAGCCGGGGAGCCACCCGGGCTTCCTGTACCAGCAGAACACCATGCGCGACGCGGTCGTCGCCGCGGCGTCGCTCGACATCTTCAACCGGCACGCCGACCGCGTGCGCGGGGCGAACATCGCGCAGATGGTGAACGTGCTGCAGGCGATGATCCTCACGCAGGGCAGCCAGATGCTGCTCACGCCGACGTACCACGTGTTCGAGTTCTACACCGTGCACCACGACGCGCTGCTGCTGCCGATCGCGGTCACGAGCCGCGAGTGGTACAAGCTCGGCACCGACTCGGTGCCCGCGGTGAGCGCGTCGGCGTCGCGCGACCGGAACGGCGTGATGCACGTGACGATGAGCAACCTCGACCCGAGCCACGCGCACACCGTGACGCTCGACGTGCGCGGCGCGCGGGTGAGCGGCGTGAGTGGACGCATCCTCACCGCGCCCACGATGAACGCCTACAACACGTTCGAGCACCCCGACGCCGTGAAGCCGGCCCCGTTCACCGGCGCCCAGGTGGCCGACGGCCGGCTCACGGTCGCGCTGCCCGCGCACGCGGTGGTCGTGCTCGAGCTGAAGTGAGGACGAGCTAGTCTCACGCGGAGGCGCGGAGCACGCGGAGAACTGCCTCTTCGAACAGCAAAGAAGTGGGGATGAAAGGATCCGCAGGATCCTGGGATCCTTTCATCCTTTCATCCCCAGGTCTTTGCTGTTGATGTGCTCCCGCGTCTCCGCGGCTCCGCGCGAGACCTCGATAGGCACAGGTCACCGAGAACCCGAAAATGATCGATCTGCAGCACTACGAAGTGTGGCTCGCGACCGGAAGCCAGCACCTCTACGGCCCCGAGACGCTGGAGCGCGTGGCCGAGCACGCACGCGCGGTCGCCGCGGCGCTCGACGCCGCGCCGGCGATTCCCGTGCGCGTCGTGCACAAGCCGGTGCTGAAGTCGCCCGACGAGATCCACCGTCTGGTGCTGGAGGCGAACGCGGCTCCGGGCTGCGTGGGCATCGTCGCGTGGATGCACACGTTCTCGCCGGCGAAGATGTGGATCGGCGGTCTTCGCGCGCTCCAGAAGCCGCTCGCCCACCTGCACACGCAGTTCAATCGCGACCTGCCGTGGGCCGACATCGACATGGACTTCATGAACCTGAACCAGTCGGCGCACGGCGACCGCGAGTTCGGGTTCATCGGCGCGCGCATGCGGCTCGATCGCAAGGTGATCGTCGGGCACTGGGAGGCGCCGGACGTGCAGGCGTCGCTCGGCGCGTGGACGCGCGCGGCATGCGCGTGGCACGACGCGCAGGGCGCGCGGTTCGCGCGGTTCGGCGACAACATGCGCGAGGTCGCCGTCACCGAGGGCGACAAGGTCGCGGCCCAGCTCCGACTCGGCTACTCCGTGAACGGCTTCGGTGTGGGCGACCTCGCGCGGTACGTGACCGACGTCGCGGACGCGGACATCGACGCGGCGGTCGCGCAGTACGACGAGCAGTACGCGGTCGCGTCGTCGCTGCGCCGCGGCGGCGACCGGCACGACGCGCTGCGCGACGGCGCGCGCCTCGAGCTCGGCCTGCGCCGGTTCCTCGAGGCCGGGGGCTTCAAGGGCTTCACGACCACGTTCGAGGATCTGCACGGCCTCGCGCAGCTGCCCGGCCTCGGGCCGCAGCGGCTGATGGCCGAGGGCTACGGCTTCGCTGCGGAGGGCGACTGGAAGACCGCGGCGCTCGTGCGCGCGATGAAGGTCATGAGCGCCGGCCTCACGGGCGGCACGTCGTTCATGGAGGACTACACGTACCACCTCCATCCCGACGGCCAGAAGGTGCTTGGCGCGCACATGCTCGAGATCTGTCCGTCGATCGCCACGTCGAAGCCGTCGCTCGAGGTCCATCCGCTGTCCATCGGCGGCAAGGCGGATCCCGTGCGTCTCGTGTTCGACGCGAAGACGGGGCCCGCGGTGAACGCGTCCGTCGTCGAGATGGGCGACCGGTATCGCATGATCGTCAACGTGGTCGACGTCGTACCGACCGACGAGCCGCTGCCGAAGCTGCCCGTCGCGCGCGCGCTCTGGCGCCCGCGTCCGGACCTCGCCACGTCCGCCGCGGCGTGGATCTACGCCGGCGGCGCGCACCACACCGGGCTCAGCCTCGATCTCACGACCGAGCATCTCGCCGACTTCGCCGAGATGGCGGGAATGGAGCTGCTCGTGATCGACGAGGACACCACCGTGCGCGAGTTCAAGAAGGAGCTGCGGTGGAACGACGTGTACTACCGTCTGGCGCGCTGACGCCGACGCGCGCACGCCCGACTCCACGTTCTTCCGTCTTCAATTCGAGGAATCTCGAGAATTCAAGGAAAGCCTCTTCAGCGACGAACGGGATTCGTCGAATTCTCCCGATTCCTTGCATTGAAACCCGAAGCAGTGGAGTCCTGCCCGTCGGATGAACGACCTGATGGCATGATGAGACGAGCCTGCCCCGTGGCGCGCGCACTCCTGGTGGTCATCGCCCTCGTCGCGTCGGAGGCCGGCGCGCAGCGCGCGAGCCTCGCGCCGACGCCGCCGATGGGGTGGAACAGCTGGGACTCGTACGGCACGACGGTCACGGAGACGCAGGTGAAGGCACAGGCCGACGTGATGGCGCGCGATCTCGCGCCGTACGGCTGGCGCTACGTGACGGTCGACATCCAGTGGTATCAACCCACCGCGCGCGGGCACGACTACCAGCCCGGCGCGCGGCTCGCCATGGACGACTATGGGCGCCTCGTGCCGGCGCCTAACAAGTTCCCGTCGGGCTTCAGGTCCCTCGCGGACTACGTGCACGCGAAGGGGCTCAGGTTCGGCATCCACATCATGCGCGGCATCCCGCGCCAGGCCGTCGCGGCGAACACGCCGATCCTCGGCACGGCGTACCATGCGCGCGACGTCGCCGACACGACGAACCCGTGCCGCTGGAACCCCGACATGTGGGGCGTCGACGTCACGAAGCCCGGCGGGCAGGCGTACTACGACGCGATCGCCGCGCTCTACGCGTCGTGGGGCGTCGACTTCGTGAAGGCCGACGACATGGGAAGCCACGCGTTCCAGCCGTCGGAGATCGCCGCCCTGCGCCGCGCGCTCGACAGGACCGGCCACCCGATCGTGCTCAGCATCTCGCCCGGCCCCGCCCCGCTGGACCAGGCGGCGTTCTTCGCCGAGCACGCCGAGATGTGGCGCATCTCCGACGACTTCTGGGACGACTGGCGGCTCGTGCGCAAGCAGTTCGACTACGCGCGCGACTGGGCGCCGTCCGTCGGCGTGCGCCACACGTGGCCCGACGCCGACATGCTGCCGTTCGGCCGGCTGCGCCTCACCGATTCCGCGGGCCGCGGGTCG
The window above is part of the Gemmatirosa kalamazoonensis genome. Proteins encoded here:
- a CDS encoding alpha-N-arabinofuranosidase gives rise to the protein MRARLLALLACLGAAVAAHAQTPTQLVLNADQGRDTISRHIYGQFAEHLGRLIYDGVWTRRDSTQPWRMRDDVVQALKRIQVPNIRWPGGCFADTYHWRDGIGPREQRPSIVNTNWGGVTEDNGIGTHEYLALAKALGAEPYLVGNLGSGTVQEMHDWWEYVNHPGHSPMADLRRKNGQDAPFEVRFWGMGNESWGCGGNMRPEYYADELKRYASFLPGYGRVRPFRIAVGPSDADYNWTEVVMRDAGRMIDGIDMHHYTLAGSWANKGSATQFDEGQWFRSMRGAMATDEMVTRHSAIMDRYDPRKRVALIVGEWGTWHDPEPGSHPGFLYQQNTMRDAVVAAASLDIFNRHADRVRGANIAQMVNVLQAMILTQGSQMLLTPTYHVFEFYTVHHDALLLPIAVTSREWYKLGTDSVPAVSASASRDRNGVMHVTMSNLDPSHAHTVTLDVRGARVSGVSGRILTAPTMNAYNTFEHPDAVKPAPFTGAQVADGRLTVALPAHAVVVLELK
- the araA gene encoding L-arabinose isomerase; the protein is MIDLQHYEVWLATGSQHLYGPETLERVAEHARAVAAALDAAPAIPVRVVHKPVLKSPDEIHRLVLEANAAPGCVGIVAWMHTFSPAKMWIGGLRALQKPLAHLHTQFNRDLPWADIDMDFMNLNQSAHGDREFGFIGARMRLDRKVIVGHWEAPDVQASLGAWTRAACAWHDAQGARFARFGDNMREVAVTEGDKVAAQLRLGYSVNGFGVGDLARYVTDVADADIDAAVAQYDEQYAVASSLRRGGDRHDALRDGARLELGLRRFLEAGGFKGFTTTFEDLHGLAQLPGLGPQRLMAEGYGFAAEGDWKTAALVRAMKVMSAGLTGGTSFMEDYTYHLHPDGQKVLGAHMLEICPSIATSKPSLEVHPLSIGGKADPVRLVFDAKTGPAVNASVVEMGDRYRMIVNVVDVVPTDEPLPKLPVARALWRPRPDLATSAAAWIYAGGAHHTGLSLDLTTEHLADFAEMAGMELLVIDEDTTVREFKKELRWNDVYYRLAR
- a CDS encoding glycoside hydrolase family 27 protein; the encoded protein is MARALLVVIALVASEAGAQRASLAPTPPMGWNSWDSYGTTVTETQVKAQADVMARDLAPYGWRYVTVDIQWYQPTARGHDYQPGARLAMDDYGRLVPAPNKFPSGFRSLADYVHAKGLRFGIHIMRGIPRQAVAANTPILGTAYHARDVADTTNPCRWNPDMWGVDVTKPGGQAYYDAIAALYASWGVDFVKADDMGSHAFQPSEIAALRRALDRTGHPIVLSISPGPAPLDQAAFFAEHAEMWRISDDFWDDWRLVRKQFDYARDWAPSVGVRHTWPDADMLPFGRLRLTDSAGRGSPSRLTADEQRTVMTLWSIFRSPLVMGGDLLTLDAATRALLTNPEVLAVNQHGRSPRQVLDQGRVRVWRSTAPNGRDAYVAVFNLDTASQRIDLSWTDIGLAAGRHRLRDLWARRDATPAERLRVELAPHASALYRVTSRAPCAAPAPRTGCGSP